The DNA sequence GCCAGTCGCGGGCCTCGGCGCGGAACTGTTCGTCGGCGGGGTCCGGACGCAGGTCCATCGGTCAGCCCTCCTGGCCGGGGTCGGCTGCCGGGCCAGCACCGTGATGCCGGGCCGGCCCGGGGGCGGGCCGGTCGCCGAAGCCGTCGCGGACCCGGTGCGCGACACCGGACAGGTTCAACTCGAAGGTGAAGCCCTGCTCGTAGCGGTAGCTGCGTTTGACGTCCCACGGGTCGATGCCGTTGAGCGACTCCTTCGCCGCCCGGATCACCGCCGGGTCCTTGGCGGCGATCTGCCGGGCGACCTCCAGCGCGGCGGACCGCAGCGCGGCGGCGGGGACCACGCGCAGCACCGAGCCGTAGGCGTGCAGCTCGGCGGCGGTGGCGGTGGCGGAGGTGTAGAGCATCGCCCGGGCCCGGTGCTGCGGCACCAGCCGGGACAGGTGGGTGGCGGCGCCGAGCGCGCCCCGGTCCACCTCGGGCAGCCCGAACGTGGCGTCGTCGCTGGCGATGACGATGTCGGCGTTGCCCACCAGACCGATGCCACCGCCGAGGCAGAAGCCGTGGACGGCGGCGACCACCGGCACCGGGCAGTCGTAGACGGCGGCGAACGCCGCGAAGCAGCCCCGGTTGGCGCCGATCAGCGCGTCGTTGCCGGGGTCGGCCTGGATCTGCTTGATGTCGACGCCGGCGTTGAAGCCACGGCCCTGCGCCCGCAGCACCACGACCCGGGTGGCCGGGTCGGCGCCGGCGGCGGTGACCGCCTCGGCGAGGCGGTACCAGCCGGCGACCGGCAGGGCGTTGACGGGCGGCCGGTCGACCACGATCTCGGTCACTCCGTCGGTGCCGGTGGTCGCGACGACCATCGCACTGTCCGCTGTGGATGTCATGACTGGGTCCTCACGGGTGTTGGCTGCTGACCGAGAGCACCTCGCCCACCAGGTACGAGGCGTAGTCGCTGGCCAGGAAGACGATCACGTTGGCCACCTCCCAGGGTTCGGCGGCCCGGCCGAACGCCTCCCGGTCGGCCAGCGCGGCCAGCAGGGCGTCGTCGGTGACCTTGGCCAGGTTGGCGTGCATGGCGAGGCTCGGCGCGACGGCGTTCACCCGGACCCCGGCCTCGGCGGCCTCGACGGCGCTGCACCGGGTCAGCGCCATCACCCCGGCCTTCGCCGCGGCGTAGTGTGCCTGACCCTGCTGGGCCCGCCAGCCGAGTACGGAGGCGTTGTTGACGATCACGCCGCTGCCGCGCGGCATCATGTGCCGCAGCGCGGCGCGGGTGCACCGGAAGGTGCCGGTGAGGGTGACGTCCAGCACCCGGTGCCACTGGTCGTCGGTCATCTCGGTGATCCGGGCGGTACCGCCCAGGCCGGCGTTGTTGACCAGCACGTCGAGCTGGCCGTAGCCGGCGACGACCTGGTCGATCATGGCCTGGACCTGGGATTCGACGGTCACGTCGCAGACGACGGCGAGGGGTTCGACACCGGTGGCGGCGGCGAGCTCGGCGGCGGTCGCCCGCAGCCGGGTCTCGTGCCGGTCGCTGATCGCCACCCGGGCGCCCTCCTCGGCGCAGCGTCGGGCGGTCGCCGCGCCGATGCCGGTGCCGGCGGCGGCGGTGACCAGCACGGTCCGGCCGGCGAGCAGGCCGTGCCCGGCCGGCGGGTCAACGGTCGCCATCGGCTCGTCCCTCCTGCAGTCCGTCCAGCACCGCCGTCGCCTCGGTGACGATCCGGTCGATCAGTTCGGCGCAGCTGGGCAGGTCGTCGATCAGCCCGGTCACCTGCCCGGTCGCCATCACCCCGAGGTCGGCCCGGCCGTCGACCATCGCGGCGCGCAGCAGCATCGGGGTGTTCGCGGCGAGCAGCACCTGGCCCCAGGTCAGCTCCCGGTTGCGGCGCATCGCCCGACCTTCGGCGAGCAGGTGCCGCCACGGGGTTCCGGTGAGGTGCCGGAACCGGGCGGCGCTGCGTACCGAGCGGACCAGCCGGCGTGCCGGCCCGGCGCGTTCCAGCCGGTCGATGAAGTCGGTGCGCAGCACCCGCTGTGGTACGCCGTCGAGCGCCCGGGTGACCACGGTCCCGTCCAGCCCGGCGTCGAGGTAGCGCCGCAGTACCTGCGGGCTGACCGTGCTGTCGCTGGTGAGCAGGAACCGGGTGCCCATCGCCACCCCGGCCGCGCCGTAGGCGAGGGCGGCGACCAGACCCCGGCCGTCGAAGAACCCGCCGGCACCGATCACCGGAATGTCGACGGCGTCGGCCACCTGCGGCAGCAGCAGACTGGTCGGGACGGCACCGGTGTGGCCGCCGCCCTCGGCGCCCTGCACGATGACCGCGTCGGCACCCCAGGCGGCCACCTTCTCGGCGTGCCGGCGGGCACCGACCGACGGCACCACCCGTACCCCGGCGTCGCGCAGCCGGGCGATCAGCTCCGGCTTCGGGGCCAGGGCGAACGAGGCGACCCGGACGTTCTCCCGGATCAGCAGATCGATCCGCTGCGCGGCGTCGGCGGCGTCGGCCCGCACGTTCACCCCGAACGGCCGCGTGGTGTTCCGCCGGATCTCGGCTATCGCGGCGGCCAGGTCGGGCAGGTCGAGGGTGGCGCCGGCGAGGATGCCCAGCCCGCCGGCCTCGGCGGTGGCGGCGACCAGCCGGGGGCCGGAGACGAAGCCCATGCCGGTCTGCACGATCGGGTAGCGCACCCCGAACAGCTCGCAGATCGGGGTGCGCAGCGCCGGATGGGTCCGGGCCGGGCCGGCGGCCGGCCGCTCCGGGCGGTCGGTCATCGCCGTACCTCCGTGTCGCGGTGCCCGGCCGGGTCGATGACGGTACGGATGAGGCTCAGCTCCTGCGCCGTCGGCAGCCGGGTCTGCGGCACCTCCCCGCCGGTCCACAGCTCGAACCCGGTCGCCTCGTGGACCTGTTCGACGGTGACGCCGGGATGCGTCGACACCAGTCGCATCCGGTGGTCCGGGCCGGCGAAGTCGAAGACCCCGAGGTCGCTCACCACCCGACACAACTGGTGGAAGCGGGCCGCGGACGGTCCGGCCGACGCGGCCCGGTCGTAGCCGATGCCGCAGACCAGGTCGACCTGTTCGACGAAGGTCCGGCGGCTGTGCCGGGGCACCCAGTAGCTGCACGGGTGGCTGACCGTGTTGCCCGGTGCGCCCCGCACCCCGAGCAGGGCCACCTTCGGCCGGTGGAAGTCGCCGATCGCCGAGATGTTGATGTTGCCGTACCGGTCGATCTGGCCCGGTCCCATCATCACGTGCCGGCGGCCGGACCAGATCAGCTCGAAGATCTGCCGGAACGGCAGGGCCCCCTCGGTCTGTGTCGGGGATCCGCCGACCGGCCAGGTGCCCACGCCGAGTGCGGCCTCACCGTCGGTGAGCAGCAGATCCGGGGAGAAGGTGGCCCTGGCCAGCCGGGCGCCGATCGTCGGCACCAGTCCGATCGGGCTGGCCAGGATCTCCCCGTCGCCGCGCCACGCCTCGGCGCAGGCGACCACACACACCTCGGCGCGGGTCGGTTCGGCCGGTGCGCTCACCGGGCCACCTCCGTCCACTCGTTGCGGTCGGCGACGGCCCGCTGGTAGCCGGCCTCGTCGGTGTCGAGGTAGCGGTCCCGGAACGCGGCCCACCGCTCGGTGCCGGCCGCCGCGGCGTACTCCCGCTGGAAGGGTTCGTCGCGCGGGTAGTCCGGGTCGCACGAGGTGAAGTGGGCCCCGCGCGCGGCCGGGACCACGCCGCGGACCTGGTGGCGGCGCACCAGCACCGCCGACGCCGGGGTGAGCTGCTCGGTCGGCACGACCTGTTCGCAGGAGACGTAGGCGCGGTCGGCGGCCGCGCAGTACAGGTCGTCGAAGTATGGGTCGGGCCCGAGGCAGAGGGCGTTGCCGTGGACGTCGGCACGGTGCAGGTGGACCAGGGCGGCGTCCAGCCGCAGCGCGGGCACGGCGAGCAGTTCCTCGTCGTCGTACGGCGAGCGCACGGTCCGCAGGTCCGGGTTGATCCGCATCAGGTCGGAGCCGAGTCCGACCCGGGTGGGCAGGAACGGCAGCCGGCAGGCGGCGGCGTACAGGCCGAGGTAGAGCATGCCCTCGTCGTATTCGACGGCCTCGACGGCGCCGGCCTGGCGGGCGGCCCGGAAGTGCGGCTCCAGCGGGATCGAGTCGAGCGAGACGAAGCCGTACACCAGCCGGCGGACCTTGCCGGCGGCGAGCAGCAGGCCGGCGTCCGGGCCTCCGTAGGTGACGACGGTCAGGTCGTCGAGGTCCGACCGCAGGATCGCCCGGACCAGGGACATCGGCTTGCGGCGCGAGCCCCAGCCGCCGATGCCGATGGTCATGCCGGAGCGCAGTTCGCTCACCACCTGCTCGGCGGTCATCCGTTTGTCGGTCATCGCCACCTACTCGATCCTGGCTGGTCACGGGTGCGGGTACGCCGGAACCGGCGCACCCGCAATGTACCAAGCGCTTGATTGGTTGGCCAGCCCGGGTTCAGCTCGCCCGCTCGATCACCATCGCCATCCCCTGCCCCCCGGCGGCGCACATGGTGACCAGCCCGAACTGCCGGTCACGTTCGCGCAGCGCCCGGATCAGGGTGGTGGTGATCCGGGCACCGGTCATCCCGAACGGGTGACCCACCGCGATCGCCCCGCCGTTGACGTTCACCCGGTCGGGATCGATGCCGAGCAGCCGCACGCAGGGCAGCACCTGGGCGGCGAAGGCCTCGTTGATCTCCACCAGGTCGATGTCACCGATGGTCAGCCCGGCGTGCCCCAGCGCCCGCCGGGTCGCCTCCACCGGGCCGAGGCCCATGATCTCCGGACTGATCGCGGAGACGCCGGTGGCCACGATCCGGGCCAGCGGGGTGACGTCCAGTTCGGCGGCCCGGGCGGCGCTCATCACCACCAGGGCGGCGGCGCCGTCGTTGAGCGGGCAGCAGTTCCCGGCGGTGACCGTGCCGTCCGGGCGGAACACCGGCTTGAGCGCGGCCACCGACGCCAACCGCACCCCGGGGCGGGGGCCGTCGTCGCGGTCGACGACGGTGCCGTCCGGCAACGTCACCGGGGTGATGTCGCGGGCGTAGAAGCCGTCGGCGATCGCCTGCTCGGCCAGGTTCTGGCTGCGCACCGCGAACTCGTCCTGGTCGGCCCGGCTCACCCCGTAGACCTGCGCGACGTTCTCGGCGGTCTCCCCCATCGCGATGTACGGATCCGGCAACGCCCCGGTGTCCCGGGGGTCCTGCCACCGTCCACCGTCGCCGGCGGCGCGCGCCGCGCTGCGGGCACCGGCGGCCGCGTACCGCTCGTTACGAGTCCCCGGCAGATTGTCCGACTTGCCGGCGTCGTACCGGGAGACCATCTCCACGCCGGCGGAGATGAAGACGTCGCCCTCCCCGGCCTTGATCGCATGGAAGGCCATCCGGGTGGTCTGCACCGACGAGGCGCAGTAGCGCTGCACGGTGGTGCCAGGGGTGCCGTCCAGGCCCAACCCGACGGCGACCATCCGGGCCAGGTTGTGGCCGTGTTCGCCGGCCGGCTGGGCGCAACCGAGCAGGACGTCCTGCACCTGCGCCGGGTCCAGGGCGGGCACCTGCGCCAGCGCGGCCCGAGTGATGTCCACGGCGAGGTCGTCGGGGCGCAGCGTGGCGAGCGAGCCCTTGCGCGCCCGGCCGATCGGCGAGCGGGCGGCGGCGACGATAACGGCCTGCGGGGTGGCGGAGTCTCGGGGCGACATGGCGGGCAGCGTACCCTAACAAGCGCTTGGTACGCCATGGTCGGTATGACCGCAGCCAGCCAACCGGCTGTCGTTCTGCTGACCAGAAACGCCGGTCGACGCAGATTCTTCTGAACAGAAGCGGGGTTAGCGTCGGGCAACCTCGGCCGGCCCCGCGTCCGCAGACCGGTCCCGCCCACACCCACCAGGAGGCACGTTGACGGCCAGCGACGGGCAGACCGATGAGTTCATCGTGGTCGGTGGCGGCATCGGCGGGCTCGGCACCGCTCTCGCCCTGGCCCGCGCCGGGCGGCAGGTCCGGGTGTTGGAACGGGCCGCCGCCTTCGGCGAGGTCGGTGCCGGCATCCAGCTCGCCCCCAACGCCACCCGGCTGCTACGCGAATGGGGCCTGCTCGACCGGTTGATCGCCGCCGGGCTGGCGCCCCGGCACCTGGTCCTCGCCGACGCCCGCACCGGCCGGGAACTGAACCGGCTCGACCTCACCGGGCCGTTCACCGAGCGTTACCTGGCCCCGTACGTCGTCGCGCACCGCCGTGACCTGCTCGACCTGCTGCTCGCCGGGGCCGCCGAGGCCGGCGCGGTACTCGAACCCGACCGCGAGGTGACCGCGATCCGGCCCGGCCCGGACGCCGTCGAGATCGACTGCGCCGGCGGGCAGCGCTACCGCGCCCGAGGGGTCGTCGCCGCCGACGGCCTGCATTCCCGGTTCCGCGCCCTGGTCAGCGACGACGAGCCGGAATGCAGCGGCTACGTCGCCTACCGGGGCGCGATCCCGATCGAACAGGCCAGCCGGACCGCCGACCTGTCCGAGGTGGTCGCCTTCATCGGCCCCGGGATGCACTTCGTGCAGTACGCCCTGCGCGGCGGCAGCTACTACAACCAGGTCGCGGTGTTCCGCAGCGAACGGTACCGGCAGGGCGACCCGGACTGGGGCGGCCCGACTGAGCTGCAGGAGGCGTTCTCCCGGGCCTGCCCGCACGTGCGGACCGCCGTCCAGGCGATCCGGACCGACCAGCGGTGGCCGATGTACGACCGGACGCCGATCGACGACTGGGTGCACGGCGGCCGGGTCGCCCTGCTCGGCGACGCCGCCCATCCGATGCTGCAGTACCTGGCCCAGGGCGCCTGCCAGGCGCTGGAGGACGCCGCCGCGCTCGCCGCCGCCGTCACCCGGCACCTGCCCGCCGGGCCGATCAACGCCGACGCGCCGGTCCACCTCGCGCTGCGGGAGTTCGTCCGCGAACGGGCCCCCCGCACCGCCCGGGTGCAGCGCAACGCCCGCACCTGGGGCGACATCTGGCACGTCGACGGCGTCGCCGCGGCGTTGCGCGACGACGCGCTGGCCCACCGTGGACCCACCGACTACCGGTCCACCGACTGGCTCTTCGGCCACACCGCCGCCCAGCGCGGCTCCTCCCCCACCGCGAACCCCACCGCGAACCTGGCGCCGGACGCGCCGACCGCCACCCCGACGACGAGCCGAGACGAGGCGCGATGATCCCCGACCCCGGACGCGACTGGCGTCTGCTGATCGACGGTCGGCTGGTCCCGGCCGGCGACGGCGGGGCGACCCCGACCCGGTCACCGGCCACCGGCGCGGTGCTCGGCCGGGCACCCGCCGCCACCGTCGCCGACGTCGACCGGGCCGTACGGGCGGCACACGCCGCGCAACCGCAGTGGGCGGCCACCCCGCCCCGGCAACGGGCCGCCGTACTACGGTCGATGGCCGACGTGCTGCGCGCACACCGCGCCGAACTCGGTCACCTCGACGCGGCCGACGGCGGCAACCCGGTCACCGCGATGACCACCGACGTCGACCTCGCCGCCGAGCTGCTGGACCGGTTCGCCGACTGGGCCGACCAGCTGGGCGGCCGGACCCTGCCCGGCGGCGACGACCATCTGCACTACACCACCCGACGGCCGTACGGCGTGGTCGCCCGGATCGTGCCGTACAACCATCCGGTCATGTTCGCCGCCTCCCGGGTCGCGGCGCCGCTGCTGGCCGGCAACTCGGTGGTGCTCAAGGCCCCCGACCAGACACCGCTGTCCGCGCTGCGCTTCGGTGAGCTGGTCGCCGACCTGCTGCCGGCCGGGGTGCTGGCGGTGCTGACCGGCGACGGCGCCACCGTCGGGCCGGCGCTGGTCGGCCACCGGCTGGTGCGGCGGATCGCGTTCACCGGCAGCACCGGTACCGGCCAGGCGGTGCTGCGCACCGCCGCCGCGCACGGCGTCAAACAGGTGTCGTTGGAGCTGGGCGGCAAGAACCCGATGGTGATCCTGGCCGACGCCGACGTGGCCGCCGCCAGCGCCGGCGCGGTCGCCGGGATGAACTTCCACTGGACCGGCGGGCAGTCCTGCGGCTCCACTTCCCGGCTGCTGGTGCACCGCTCGCTCGTCGACGAGGTGGTCGAGCGGGTGGTGGCCGGCACCCGCGCGGTGCGGGTCGGGGATCCGCTGGACCCGGCCACCGAGATGGGCACCATGGTCTCGGCCGCCCACCGGGACCGGATCGCCGGCTTCCTGCGCCAGGGTCGCGACACCGGGCTGACCGTGGCCACCGGCGGTGGCCTGCCGGACGGGCCCGGCGCGTACGTGGAGCCGACCGTCTTCGTCGACGTGCCGCCGGACAACCCGCTGGCCCGCGAGGAGATCTTCGGGCCGGTGCTCTGCGTCACCCCGTTCGACGACGAGCGGGAGGCGCTGCGGATGGTCAACGACTCGCCGTACGGCCTGACCGCAAGCGTCTGGACCGGCGACGTCGGTCGGGCGCACCGCTGGGCCCGGTCGGTCGACGCCGGCTACGTGTGGATCAACACCGCGTCCCGGCACTTCGCCGGCCTGCCGTTCGGCGGGGTCAAGGACTCCGGCCTCGGCAGCGAGGAGAGCGTCGAGGAACTGCACTCGTTCACCCAGCCCAAGTCGGTCACCGTCCACCTGGGACCGACGAACGACCCACGAGGAGGCGACCGTGGCGACCACTGACCACCCGGCCGACACCTACGACGGCATCATCATCGGGGCCGGCCAGCACGGCCTGATCCTCGGCACCTACCTGGCCCGGGCCGGTCTGCGGGTGCTCCTGGTCGAGCGGCGGCTGCGCCACGGCGGCGGGCTGAGCACCGAGGAACGGACCCTGCCCGGCTTCCAGCACAACCTGCACTCGATCAACCACTTCAGCGTCACCTCGACGCCGTGGTTCCGTGACCTGGGGCTGTCCGCCCGGGTGCGCTATCTGACCCCACGGTACGAGTTCGCCCAGCCGCACCGCGACGGCAGCGCGCTGGTCTTCTCCCGCGACCTCGACGAGACGCTGGCCAGCATCGGCCGGTTCAGCAAGGCCGACGCCGACACGTTCCGGGAGTGGAACGCCAAGGCGGAGGAGATGACCCAGCGGATCTTCCTGCGCGAACGGTTCAGTGAGCCGCTGAGCCCGGCCGACCGCGACGAGCTGCTCGGCCGTACCGCGTTGGGCCGTGACTTCCTGGAGCTGACCCGACGGCAACCCGGCGAGGTGGTCGAGGAGCTGTTCACCGACGAGCGGGTCAAGGTGCTGTTCCTGTTCAAGCTGTCACTGTTCGGCACCGTGCTGCACGAGACGCTCGGCACGCACAGCCCGCTCGGCTCGCTGATCCGCGCCTTCGACCTGACCACCGGTTACGAGCTGTGCGCCGGCGGCAGTTGGAATCTGGCCCGCGGGCTGATGGAGGAGTTCATCGCCGCCGGCGGACACTTCGTCAACCAGGCGCACGTCGAGCGGATCGTCGTCGAGGGCGGTCGGGCCACCGGCATCGAACTCGCCGACGGGCGCTCGATGCGGGCCCGGCAGTTCGTGGCCAGCACGCTGGACCTGCACCAGACCCTGGAGACGCTGGTCGGCCGCGACCAACTGCCCGCCGACTACCTGGCCCGGCTGGACAAGTTCCACTACACCGGCTGGACGTTGTTCGGCCTGCACCTGGCGCTCGACGAGCCCCCGGCGTACACCTCGGCGGCCTTCGACCCGCACGTGAACGGGGCGCTGAAGTACAACATCGGCTCGGAGACCATCGCCAGTCTGATGGCCGCGCACGACGACGTGGACAACGGCCGGGTGCCGACCAACGTCCAGTTCGGTGCCGGGGCGCTGAGCGTGCTCGACCCGAGCCAGGCGCCGCCGGGCAAGCACACCGCGTACGCCTGGCACGTGGTGCCGTGGGCGCCCGACGGCGACCACGAGAACCTGCGCCGGATGCAGGGCGACATGGCCGCGTCGATCATGGACAGGTGGCGGGAGTACGCGCCCAACCTGACCGACGCCACCGTGCTGGGCTCGTACACCTACACCGCCTACGAGTACGCGCAGGAACTGATCAACATGCGGCACGGCGACATCTTCATGGGGGCGCTCAGCGCCGACCAGGTGCTGCACAACCACTTCGGCTACCGCACCCCGCTGCCGAACCTCTACCTGGCCGGCTCAGCCTGCCACCCCAACGGGGCGATCAGCGGCGGCGCCGGGTACATCGCCGCCGGGGTGATCGCCCGCGACCTGGGTGTCGAGCCGTGGTGGCAACCGATGGACGCCCGTACCGAACTGTCCCGGCTCGGCGATGGCTGACCGGCTGGCCGGCCGGGTGGCCATCGTCACCGGCGGCGGACAAGGGCTCGGCCGGGCCTTCGCGCACCGGCTGGCGGCCGACGGGGCGCGGGTGGTGGTGGCCGACCGCAACACCGAGGCGGCTGGTGCCGTCGCCGCCGAGATCGGCGACGGCGCGCTCGCCGTCGAGGTCGACGTCGCCGACCCGGACAGCGTGGCGGCGATGGTCCGGCGCGGCACCGACGCGTTCGGTGGGATCGACGTCCTGGTCAACAACGCGGCGATCTTCTCGACCCTGGCGATGCGGCCGTTCGACCAGATCGACCCGGCCGAGTGGGACCAGGTGATGGCGGTCAACGTCCGTGGCCCGTTCCTGTGCACCCGGGCGGTCGCGCCGGTGATGCGCCGGGCCGGCTACGGCAAGGTGGTCAACATCTCGTCGGCCACCGTGTGGATCGGCCGACCGCACTACCTGCACTACGTGACCTCCAAGGCGGCGCTGATCGGGATGACCCGGGCGCTGGCCACCGAGCTGGGCCCGGCCGGAGTACGGGTCAACGCGGTCACCCCGGGCGCCACCCGGACCGAGATCCCGCGGGCCACCGTCACCCCGGAGCAGGAGGCGGCAATCGTCGCCGGCCAGGCGATCAAACGGCGGCAGGTGCCGGACGACCTGGTCGGCGTGGTCGCCTTCCTGGCCGGGCCGGACAGCGACTTCATCACCGGACAGACGGTCAACGTCGACGGCGGCGCGGCGTTCCACTGAGGATGCCCACGTCGCTGCGAGGATTGGAGGCACCATGGCGCACCGGCTGCCGATCAGCCTGGCCTGCTGGGACTACGACCGCACCCGGGCACTGCGGGAGGGCACGGTACGGCCGACCGGCGTGGACCTGACCTACCTGTCGCTGCCGCCCGAGGAGACCTTCTTCCGGATGCTGCGCTGGCAGGAGTTCGACGTCGCGGAGATGTCCCTGTCGTCGTACGTGCTGTCGCTGTTCGCCGACGAACCGCCGTTCGTGGCGATCCCGGTCTTCCCGTCCCGGGTGTTCCGGCACGGCTCGATCTACCTGGCGCCGTCGTCGCCGGTCCGCGACCCGGCCGAGCTGGCCGGCCGTACGGTCGGGATCCCCGAGTACCAGATGACCGCCGCCGTGTGGATCCGCGGCATCCTGGCCGAACACCACGGGCTGCCGGTCGACGGGGTCAGCTACCGCACCGGCGGTCTGCACCACGCCGGCCGGCAGGAGAAGCTGCGGCTGGACCTGCCGGACCGGTTCGACGTACGGCCGATCGGCGCGGGCGAGACGCTCGACGGGCTGTTGCGCAGCGGCGCGATCGACGCCCTGTACACCGCCCGGGCACCCCGGTCGTTCGTGCCGGCCGCCGGCCCGGACCGGGTCCGTCGGCTGTTCGCCGACCCCTCCGCCGCCGAACGGGCGTACCTGCGGGCCACCGGCGTCTTCCCGATCATGCACGCGGTGGTGTTGCGCCGCGACGTCTACCAGCGGCACCGGTGGCTGGCCCGGGCGCTGCTGGACGCGTTCACCGAGGCCAAGGACCAGGTCTACGCCGAACTGCGGGAGGTGACCGCGTTGAAGGTCAGCCTGCCGTGGGTGGTGCCGGCAGCCGAGGAGGCGGCGGCGCTGCTGGGCGACGACTTCTGGCCG is a window from the Solwaraspora sp. WMMD792 genome containing:
- a CDS encoding enoyl-CoA hydratase family protein; translation: MTSTADSAMVVATTGTDGVTEIVVDRPPVNALPVAGWYRLAEAVTAAGADPATRVVVLRAQGRGFNAGVDIKQIQADPGNDALIGANRGCFAAFAAVYDCPVPVVAAVHGFCLGGGIGLVGNADIVIASDDATFGLPEVDRGALGAATHLSRLVPQHRARAMLYTSATATAAELHAYGSVLRVVPAAALRSAALEVARQIAAKDPAVIRAAKESLNGIDPWDVKRSYRYEQGFTFELNLSGVAHRVRDGFGDRPAPGPARHHGAGPAADPGQEG
- a CDS encoding nitronate monooxygenase translates to MTDRPERPAAGPARTHPALRTPICELFGVRYPIVQTGMGFVSGPRLVAATAEAGGLGILAGATLDLPDLAAAIAEIRRNTTRPFGVNVRADAADAAQRIDLLIRENVRVASFALAPKPELIARLRDAGVRVVPSVGARRHAEKVAAWGADAVIVQGAEGGGHTGAVPTSLLLPQVADAVDIPVIGAGGFFDGRGLVAALAYGAAGVAMGTRFLLTSDSTVSPQVLRRYLDAGLDGTVVTRALDGVPQRVLRTDFIDRLERAGPARRLVRSVRSAARFRHLTGTPWRHLLAEGRAMRRNRELTWGQVLLAANTPMLLRAAMVDGRADLGVMATGQVTGLIDDLPSCAELIDRIVTEATAVLDGLQEGRADGDR
- a CDS encoding aldehyde dehydrogenase family protein, with the protein product MIPDPGRDWRLLIDGRLVPAGDGGATPTRSPATGAVLGRAPAATVADVDRAVRAAHAAQPQWAATPPRQRAAVLRSMADVLRAHRAELGHLDAADGGNPVTAMTTDVDLAAELLDRFADWADQLGGRTLPGGDDHLHYTTRRPYGVVARIVPYNHPVMFAASRVAAPLLAGNSVVLKAPDQTPLSALRFGELVADLLPAGVLAVLTGDGATVGPALVGHRLVRRIAFTGSTGTGQAVLRTAAAHGVKQVSLELGGKNPMVILADADVAAASAGAVAGMNFHWTGGQSCGSTSRLLVHRSLVDEVVERVVAGTRAVRVGDPLDPATEMGTMVSAAHRDRIAGFLRQGRDTGLTVATGGGLPDGPGAYVEPTVFVDVPPDNPLAREEIFGPVLCVTPFDDEREALRMVNDSPYGLTASVWTGDVGRAHRWARSVDAGYVWINTASRHFAGLPFGGVKDSGLGSEESVEELHSFTQPKSVTVHLGPTNDPRGGDRGDH
- a CDS encoding acetyl-CoA C-acetyltransferase, with product MSPRDSATPQAVIVAAARSPIGRARKGSLATLRPDDLAVDITRAALAQVPALDPAQVQDVLLGCAQPAGEHGHNLARMVAVGLGLDGTPGTTVQRYCASSVQTTRMAFHAIKAGEGDVFISAGVEMVSRYDAGKSDNLPGTRNERYAAAGARSAARAAGDGGRWQDPRDTGALPDPYIAMGETAENVAQVYGVSRADQDEFAVRSQNLAEQAIADGFYARDITPVTLPDGTVVDRDDGPRPGVRLASVAALKPVFRPDGTVTAGNCCPLNDGAAALVVMSAARAAELDVTPLARIVATGVSAISPEIMGLGPVEATRRALGHAGLTIGDIDLVEINEAFAAQVLPCVRLLGIDPDRVNVNGGAIAVGHPFGMTGARITTTLIRALRERDRQFGLVTMCAAGGQGMAMVIERAS
- a CDS encoding SDR family oxidoreductase; protein product: MATVDPPAGHGLLAGRTVLVTAAAGTGIGAATARRCAEEGARVAISDRHETRLRATAAELAAATGVEPLAVVCDVTVESQVQAMIDQVVAGYGQLDVLVNNAGLGGTARITEMTDDQWHRVLDVTLTGTFRCTRAALRHMMPRGSGVIVNNASVLGWRAQQGQAHYAAAKAGVMALTRCSAVEAAEAGVRVNAVAPSLAMHANLAKVTDDALLAALADREAFGRAAEPWEVANVIVFLASDYASYLVGEVLSVSSQHP
- a CDS encoding NAD(P)/FAD-dependent oxidoreductase, with the protein product MATTDHPADTYDGIIIGAGQHGLILGTYLARAGLRVLLVERRLRHGGGLSTEERTLPGFQHNLHSINHFSVTSTPWFRDLGLSARVRYLTPRYEFAQPHRDGSALVFSRDLDETLASIGRFSKADADTFREWNAKAEEMTQRIFLRERFSEPLSPADRDELLGRTALGRDFLELTRRQPGEVVEELFTDERVKVLFLFKLSLFGTVLHETLGTHSPLGSLIRAFDLTTGYELCAGGSWNLARGLMEEFIAAGGHFVNQAHVERIVVEGGRATGIELADGRSMRARQFVASTLDLHQTLETLVGRDQLPADYLARLDKFHYTGWTLFGLHLALDEPPAYTSAAFDPHVNGALKYNIGSETIASLMAAHDDVDNGRVPTNVQFGAGALSVLDPSQAPPGKHTAYAWHVVPWAPDGDHENLRRMQGDMAASIMDRWREYAPNLTDATVLGSYTYTAYEYAQELINMRHGDIFMGALSADQVLHNHFGYRTPLPNLYLAGSACHPNGAISGGAGYIAAGVIARDLGVEPWWQPMDARTELSRLGDG
- a CDS encoding CoA-transferase gives rise to the protein MTDKRMTAEQVVSELRSGMTIGIGGWGSRRKPMSLVRAILRSDLDDLTVVTYGGPDAGLLLAAGKVRRLVYGFVSLDSIPLEPHFRAARQAGAVEAVEYDEGMLYLGLYAAACRLPFLPTRVGLGSDLMRINPDLRTVRSPYDDEELLAVPALRLDAALVHLHRADVHGNALCLGPDPYFDDLYCAAADRAYVSCEQVVPTEQLTPASAVLVRRHQVRGVVPAARGAHFTSCDPDYPRDEPFQREYAAAAGTERWAAFRDRYLDTDEAGYQRAVADRNEWTEVAR
- a CDS encoding CoA-transferase → MSAPAEPTRAEVCVVACAEAWRGDGEILASPIGLVPTIGARLARATFSPDLLLTDGEAALGVGTWPVGGSPTQTEGALPFRQIFELIWSGRRHVMMGPGQIDRYGNINISAIGDFHRPKVALLGVRGAPGNTVSHPCSYWVPRHSRRTFVEQVDLVCGIGYDRAASAGPSAARFHQLCRVVSDLGVFDFAGPDHRMRLVSTHPGVTVEQVHEATGFELWTGGEVPQTRLPTAQELSLIRTVIDPAGHRDTEVRR
- a CDS encoding FAD-dependent monooxygenase, encoding MTASDGQTDEFIVVGGGIGGLGTALALARAGRQVRVLERAAAFGEVGAGIQLAPNATRLLREWGLLDRLIAAGLAPRHLVLADARTGRELNRLDLTGPFTERYLAPYVVAHRRDLLDLLLAGAAEAGAVLEPDREVTAIRPGPDAVEIDCAGGQRYRARGVVAADGLHSRFRALVSDDEPECSGYVAYRGAIPIEQASRTADLSEVVAFIGPGMHFVQYALRGGSYYNQVAVFRSERYRQGDPDWGGPTELQEAFSRACPHVRTAVQAIRTDQRWPMYDRTPIDDWVHGGRVALLGDAAHPMLQYLAQGACQALEDAAALAAAVTRHLPAGPINADAPVHLALREFVRERAPRTARVQRNARTWGDIWHVDGVAAALRDDALAHRGPTDYRSTDWLFGHTAAQRGSSPTANPTANLAPDAPTATPTTSRDEAR